The Desulfuromonas sp. DNA window GCAATCCGCACCCCCTTGTTCTCTGAGAAAGCAGCCAGGTATGCTGTCGTCTGCTGGGAGGGCAGCCCGGGCAGGGCCACCTGGACATCCCCCAGGGAACGTCGCAGATGCAGAACCCTTGCGGCGGGGATGTCGAGATGCCTCATCTCCTTCTGCCAGACAAACATAACCGTTCTCCCTGAACCTAGGACAACCCCTCGAACTCGGTCAGGAGTTCGAACTTTCTGAAGCGGGCCTCGATCTCCGGATATTCGAGAGTCTTCATCCGGTTGAGGCTGAAATTCTCGACATTGAAGGAGGCCATCACGCTGCCGAACACGATGGCTTTCCGGAGGCTTGCCTCGGAGAGATTGCCGGTGGCGGCGAGGTAGCCCGTGAATCCGCCGCCGAATGTGTCCCCCGCACCCGTCGGGTCGAAGACCTCCTCCAGGGGATAGGCCGGAGCGGAGAAGACCGAGTGTTCGTGAAACATGAGCACCCCGTACTCCCCTCTCTTGACCACGAGGGTTTTGGGTCACATGGCGAGGATGGTGCGGGCCGCCTTGACCAGGTTGGGCTCCTCGGCCAGCTGCCTCGCCTCCCCTTCGTTGATGAGCAGGATGTAGACATGGCGCAGGGTCTTCAACAGAGCCTCTCGTTTGCCCTCTATCCAGAAGTTCATCGTATCACAGGCGACCAGTTCCGGCCTCTTCACCTGCTTCAGGACCTCCAGCTGCAGCTCGGGATCGATATTGGCCAGAAAGACAAAGCGGGCGTCCTCGTAGCCCTGGGGCAGTTCGGGACGAAAGGTTTCGAAGACATTGAGCTGGGTCTCCAGGGTGTGCGCCTCGTTCAGATCGTAATCGTAGCGCCCCCGCCAGCGGAAGGTTCGCCCGGGCACGGTCTTCAGCCCGCCCAGGTCGACCCGCCTGGAGCGCAGGAAATCGAGATGCTCCTCCGGAAAGTCCTCCCCCACCACGGCCACCAGCTGCACATCGGTGAAAAAGCTGGCCGATGTGGCAAAATAGGTACCCGATCCCCCCAGTACTTCCTCGACCCGGCCGAAGGGTGTCTCAACGGAGTCGAAGGCCACGGACCCGACGACAAGTATGCTCACACTGTTCCTCCTCGATAGTTTGGTTGGACGGCTTTCCCCGAAGGGATCACTTCAGGTACTTGCCCATGAGCAGGTCCAGCTTCTGCCAGGTGGCGGCGGGGATGAGGTCCTTGTGGGTCATGAGGGCGTACTGAAGGGCCTCCCCGCAGCCGCAGGGCCGCTCCGCGCCGATGCGCCTCACCGCCGCCTTGATGATGCCCCGGGCGGTGGCGACATTCTTCTGGATAATGGCCAGGACCGCCTCCACAGAAACGTCGTCGTGCTCCTGGTGCCAGCAGTCGTAGTCGGTAGCAAGGGCCACGGTGGCATAACAGATCTCCGCCTCACGGGCCAGGCGCGCCTCGGGGATGTTGGTCATGCCGATCACGTCAACGCCCCAGCTCCGGTAGATGTTCGACTCGGCGCGGGTCGAGAAGTTGGGCCCCTCGATGCAGATGTAGGTCCCCCCCTGGTGCACCGTGGCTCCCACCTCCCGGGACGAATCGACCAGCACCTGGGCCAGGTCGGCGCAGACCGGGTCGGCGAACTGCACGTGCCCCACCGCCCCTTCTCCGAAGAACGTGGAGGCCCGCCTGCCCTGGGTTCGGTCGAAGAACTGGTCGGGGATGACGATGTGGCCGGGGACGATCTCCTCCTTCATGCTGCCGACCGCGGAGACCGAGATGATCCGTTCCACTCCGAGTTGCTTCATGCCGTGGATGTTGGCCCGGTAGGGAACCTCCGAAGGCAGGAGGCGATGGCCGCGGCCGTGCCGGGGCAGAAAGACCAGCCGGGCCCCTTCGAGGGTGCCGGTGATGAAGGCGTCGGAGGGTTCGCCGAAAGGTGTCTCCAGGCGCACCTCCTCGACCTCGGAAAATCCCTCGATTTCGTACAGGCCGCTGCCTCCGATAACGCCGATGGCCGGTTTGGACATGGGTGGTTCCTCCTCTGGGAGTCAAAAATATCAAAATCAACAGGGGTGACCCGGGTCCGGCCATAGAGTTTGAACTGCAAAAACACCGCCAACCCTCGATCGAGTCCTCGTCCCCTTTACGTTTTTTGTTCCGGGGCAGGCAGCAGGCCCTGGGCTCCTTCCAGCTTGCCCTTGAGCTGACCGCAGGCTGCGGAGATGTCCTGTCCCTTGCTGGCCCGCCGGATGGCGACCATCCCCCGGTCGAGCAGGGTTCTCTGGAAGGCTTCGACGGCTTCGGCGCCGGGAGCCCGGAAAGCCGAGCCGTCATGCTCGTTGAAGGGGATCAGGTTGACCTTGGCCTTCACGCCGTGGAGCAACTTTACCAGGCGCCTGGCATCTTCGAGAGAATCGTTGACCCCGCGGATCAGGATGTACTCAAAGGTGATGCGCTGGCTCGGCGGCAGGGGATACTTCCGGCAGGCATTCATCAGTTCCCGCAGCGGATAGCGACGGTTGACCGGCATCAGCTGGTCCCGCACTGCGTCGGTGGTGGCGTTGAGGGAGACGGCCAGGTTGACCCGGACGCGCCGCCCGAGTTCCAGCATCTCCGGGACCAGTCCCGACGTAGAAAGGGTGACCCTGCGCGGTCCGTAGTCGAAACCCTCGGTGCAGTAAAGGATCTCAAGGGCCTTGACGACATTCTCGAGGTTGTGAAGGGGCTCGCCCATCCCCATGAGGACGATGTTGTTGACCGGACCGTCTTTGACCGCGGCGCAGACCTGGTTGCCGATCTCGGCAGGGTCCAGATTGCGCACCAGTCCGAATGTCCCCGTGAGGCAGAAGGTGCAGGCCATTGCGCAGCCGACCTGGGTGGAGACGCACAGAGTGGCCCGTTCCCCCTCCATCGGGATGCGCACCGTTTCCACGGTCTGCCCGTCAGCAAGCCGGAAGAGGTACTTGCGTGTGCCGTCGCGGCTTTTTTCGACGCGCTCCGGGGTCCAGTCGGAGGCGGTCGCCCGTTCGGCCAACTCTTCCCGCAAGGCCTTGGAGAGGTCGGTCATCTCGGCGAAGGAGGTCACTCCCCTCCGGTAGATCCAGCGCATCAGCTGGCGGGCCCGAAACTTCTCCTTGCCCAGCCCCGAGAGGAAGCCGGTCAGCTCCTCAAGGGTCAGGTTCTTGAGGTCCACCCGCTGATTTTGGGGCATGTTCTCCAAGCCGTGAGGTCCTCTTTCCATCTGAATTCACTATAAAAAAAAGCCCTTCGGATTGTACCCGAAGGGCTTTTGATGCACAAGGCCAAAGTTGCCGGAGTCCCGAACCGGTGGCTCTACAGAAGCTCGAGGCCGGAAAAGAAGTAAGGGATCTCGAAGGCGGCGGTCTCCGGGGCATCGGAGCCGTGGGTGGCGTTCTCGCCGATGGAACTCCCGAACTCCTTGCGCAGGGTCCCCTCGGCGGCCTCAGCGGGGTTTGTGGCCCCCATCAGGTCGCGCCATTTCTTGATCGCGCCCTCGGCCTCGAGCACCATGACGAGGCAGGGGGCGCTGCTCATGAAGTCGGTGAGCTCGCCGAAGAAGGGACGCTCGTTATGAACGTAGTAGAAGCCCTCGGCTTCGACCTTGCTCATGTAGAGTTTCTTCAGGCCGACGACCTTGAAGCCTTCCGCGTAAATACGGGACAGAATCTTACCGGCGTAGCCGGCGGCGAAGGCATCGGGCTTGATAATGGCAAAAGTTCTTTCCATGGTATTCCTCCAATCGCTGTTGCGGGCTGTGATGCAAACGTCGCGGTATTTAGCATCACCCACCGGGAAAGTCAAGATTTTAGGTCCTACTTCCCGGCCTTTTCCAGCTCGTTGTCGATAATTTTCTTAAAGCCCCCGATGCTGCGGTCCTTGAGGGGACGGCCGTTGATAAACACCGCAGGCGTCCCTCGCACCCCGGCGGCGATGCCGTCCCGAGTGTCCGTGTTGATGACGTTCTGATACGCGGGGCTCTTCATGTCTTCCTCGAAACGCTTGATGTTCAGGCCCAACTGCCGAGCAAATTCAAGGAACTTCAGCTCGTTTAGCTGGTTGTAGTTGGCAAAAAGCAGGTCGTGATACTCCCAGAACATCCCCTGCTCATTGGCCGCCAGGGAGGCCGCGGCCGCGGGACGGGCATAGCGGTGGTTGCGCAGGGGATAGTGCTTGTAGGCAAGCTTGACCTCCTTGGGGTAGGCCGCCAAGACCTCCTTGAGCATCGGGGCCAGCCGGGAACAATAGGGGCACTGGAAGTCGTCGAATACGACGATCGTCACCGGGGCATTCGCGGGACCCTTGATGGGGGCCCCGGCGATATTGATCTCCTGGATGAAAGCGACATCGAGAACCGAGACCATCTTCTTCCCGGAGTTTTTAAGGAGCAGTTGGTCCCCGCGTCCCATGATCTGGAGGCCATCGGTACCTTTGTCGACGGCTATCCGGTCGGTGAGATTGCCGCCACTGTCGAAAACCAGGATCTCGGCCGAATCGGCAAGGACGAAGAGGCGCTTCCCGTCGGCGGCGGATGCGACGGCGAGGGGCGTAGCCTCGATCTCCAGGGAGGATACCACCTCCGTTTCCACTTTGGCCAGGGCGGGGGCGGCCAGTGCGAAGGACAGGGTCAGGCATGCCAGGAACAAATTTCTCACATCAATCTCCCTTCGTTTGGATTGATTCAATCTGCAGAGAATCTTATAGCAGATTTCCACCAGACTAAAAACAAAAATAGCTATTTACGCCTTCGGTTAAATGCCCTCAGGAGAAAATACGCTCTCTCCGAGGTTGCAGAAATTCGCTTTTGTGGTTTCTTAGTACTAGAAGGTTATGCAGCTTGAGCAGAGAACCGATGCGGAGGCGGCCATGATGATCAGGATCATGTATCACAACGGAAAGCATGATCTGGTGAAGACCTCGGCGCTAGAACGCCTTATCAGTTCCAACCAGGTCAAACAGTTTCAGCGCTCCAGCGGATGGGTCACCCCTAGCAGGGACCCTGTCCGGAGAACGAGAAACAGTCAATACCGGGGAATGGAGAGGCGGGAGGCGAAGAGCGCCTGAGTGCGTTCAACCTTCCGTCGGCGCTTTTCCGGAAGAGGGAAACACGAGGTTCCCTCTGGCCAAAAAACAAATGATGCGAGGCGGGGACAACCCGCCTCTTTTTTGTATCCGGGCTTATCGCAACGCCCCCCTCAGTCGAACTCGATCTTGTAGAAGAGGTCCACGCCGCTCTCCAAACCGAAGCTCGACTCGAGGTCCCAAAAGGGGGAGAGGCTGTAGCGCAAACGAACCTCGTTGGCGTTGGTGAAGAGGGAGTGCCCGATGCTGAGATACAGATCGGGGTTCAGATACTTGCCGATGGTGACCACCGATGATTCGGCATCACCGTTGCCGGCCTCGACCTCGATCACATCCAGCCCCACCCTTCGCTTGACCTGATCCTGAAGCGAGGCAGACTCCCCTTGGTTGAGAAGGAGTCCGGCCGCCATCATCATCGGGTCGGTTTGGCCCTTCCCGCTGCTGAAGGGGCGCCCGAACACGACATAGGAGAGGATGTCCGTGTCGGGCATCGCCGGGTCGGAGTACAGCTTGACCACCGGGGCCCGCGGCGTGCCGGTGACTTTCACCCCGGCCTTGACCTCCCCCGAAGTGCGCAGAGCGAGTACGTCGAGAGTGGGACGATCCACAGGTCCGCCGGCGAAGAGGACGTTGCCCCGCTCGATGTCGAGGCGCACGCCGTAGGCAGCATAAATGCCCTGCTCCACCGTGAGCTTTCCCTGCCCCGTAATCTCCCCGGCCCCCTGGGCCTTCAAGAGAATGCCTCCCCCAAGACGGGCGTCGACGCCGGCGGTCCTGACAAGAACATGATCCCCGAGCGCAACCTCGACCTGAAGATCGAGGGCTGCCGCCGACTCCTTTCCGGTGGAAACGTCGGCGTCCACAACGACCAGATCCGGGCTGGAACGCACCGTCGGCTGGGCTTGGCTGCCGGAGAGAAGGAGTTGAGGCACGAGGATCGCCCCCCGCACCTTCACCGCCTCCGGGCTGGCCTCCACGGTCAGGTCGGGGCTGGCCGCGGCCGAAAGCTCCGGTAGGTTGATGATCCGGAAGTCCTTTCCGACGAGACGGGCCTGGAATCCGGCCGGGCGCCAGCCCTCCAGGCGGACCGAGCCGCTGCCCTCAATGAACCCTTTTCCGGAGCGGACCTCGAAACGCTCCAGACGGATATCTTCCCCCGCAAGCTCCATCTCCAGTCCGATCCCTTGCAGCTCAATTCCAGCGGCAGGCAGGTAGGCGCCCGCATCGGCCAAGCCCAGCCTGCCGCCCAGTTCGGGGGTCTGCCAAGTGCCGCCCAGCCCGATTTCGAGATCGAGAGCGCCTCGACTCTCCTGAACCAACCCCGGGAGAAGAGCCGCAAGCAGGCCCCGTTCACGAATCCGGGCGCGCAGGTCGCCTCGGACCGCGCCCTGCGCGTCGATGGAGACCGGCAGCCGCGCGACAACCGGGAGCCGAAAACGTCCCTGGGCCTCCCCGTAATCGGCCAGGGCCAGAGACACCTCGCCCGTCAGCGCATCACCTCGCCAGCTCCAGTGCAGGTCTGCGGCATCCAAGGGGGCGCTGACCAGCCCTTCGTCATCCTCGCTCCATTGAAGAAGACCGCCGCCGACCTCGCCGCGCCCCTCCAGATCGAGGGCCAGTCCCGGAAGCCACTCTCCCTCGGCCCCGCCGCTCAACTGCCCTTCGAGATGCAGAGACGGCGGCAACCAGGGCCGAAGCAGGGCCAGGTCGATTCCCTCCCACCCCACCTCCAACTCCCCCTGCCCGGGAACGCCCGAGGCCGGCTTCTGGTCCGAAACCACTCGCCCCACAAGGCCTCCGCCCTCTTCCAGGGAGAGTTCCATTTCCCCTGCGAGACCGCCTCCGTCCCAGGTCAGTTTCGCCATAGCCAGGGGCACAGCCACCACTTGTCCTGCGCTGGCTACCTTCCCCGTCAACTGCGCCTGAGCGACGATCTCCGTTTCTCCCCCGGGCAGCCAGCGCAGCGTCGCCGCCCCCTCCCCGCGGCCATTGAGCTTCGCTCCCTCAAGCCAGGGGTTGGCATGCTCCAGGGAGAGGTCGCTCCAATGCCCCCCCAAATATCCCTTCAGAGGATCGAGATCGAGATCCCCCTCCAGGCGAAAGCCCTCGCCAAGCGCGCTGGTCAACTCCAGCGCCGAGAAACGGATCGCAGCCGGTGACAGGGCCAGTTCCACCGGACCGGCCAGAGTCCAGACTCCGTGAGTCCCGTCCTGTCCCTCCAGAGCATGGAGGGTCCCGGCCCAGGAATCCCCCTCGAGGCCGCCCGCCGCCGCCCCCCTCGCCCACCCTTCCGGCCAGGCAAGATCGAGGTCAAGGTCATGGGCGGTCGAGGTTCCGGAGAGCTTCAGAACTGCGGCATCGAGGCGTAAGCCCTCCCTCTCCAGTCCCTT harbors:
- the mtnP gene encoding S-methyl-5'-thioadenosine phosphorylase; translation: MSKPAIGVIGGSGLYEIEGFSEVEEVRLETPFGEPSDAFITGTLEGARLVFLPRHGRGHRLLPSEVPYRANIHGMKQLGVERIISVSAVGSMKEEIVPGHIVIPDQFFDRTQGRRASTFFGEGAVGHVQFADPVCADLAQVLVDSSREVGATVHQGGTYICIEGPNFSTRAESNIYRSWGVDVIGMTNIPEARLAREAEICYATVALATDYDCWHQEHDDVSVEAVLAIIQKNVATARGIIKAAVRRIGAERPCGCGEALQYALMTHKDLIPAATWQKLDLLMGKYLK
- the rlmN gene encoding 23S rRNA (adenine(2503)-C(2))-methyltransferase RlmN — encoded protein: MPQNQRVDLKNLTLEELTGFLSGLGKEKFRARQLMRWIYRRGVTSFAEMTDLSKALREELAERATASDWTPERVEKSRDGTRKYLFRLADGQTVETVRIPMEGERATLCVSTQVGCAMACTFCLTGTFGLVRNLDPAEIGNQVCAAVKDGPVNNIVLMGMGEPLHNLENVVKALEILYCTEGFDYGPRRVTLSTSGLVPEMLELGRRVRVNLAVSLNATTDAVRDQLMPVNRRYPLRELMNACRKYPLPPSQRITFEYILIRGVNDSLEDARRLVKLLHGVKAKVNLIPFNEHDGSAFRAPGAEAVEAFQRTLLDRGMVAIRRASKGQDISAACGQLKGKLEGAQGLLPAPEQKT
- the ndk gene encoding nucleoside-diphosphate kinase, with amino-acid sequence MERTFAIIKPDAFAAGYAGKILSRIYAEGFKVVGLKKLYMSKVEAEGFYYVHNERPFFGELTDFMSSAPCLVMVLEAEGAIKKWRDLMGATNPAEAAEGTLRKEFGSSIGENATHGSDAPETAAFEIPYFFSGLELL
- a CDS encoding thioredoxin domain-containing protein, producing the protein MRNLFLACLTLSFALAAPALAKVETEVVSSLEIEATPLAVASAADGKRLFVLADSAEILVFDSGGNLTDRIAVDKGTDGLQIMGRGDQLLLKNSGKKMVSVLDVAFIQEINIAGAPIKGPANAPVTIVVFDDFQCPYCSRLAPMLKEVLAAYPKEVKLAYKHYPLRNHRYARPAAAASLAANEQGMFWEYHDLLFANYNQLNELKFLEFARQLGLNIKRFEEDMKSPAYQNVINTDTRDGIAAGVRGTPAVFINGRPLKDRSIGGFKKIIDNELEKAGK
- a CDS encoding GSU3473 family protein: MMIRIMYHNGKHDLVKTSALERLISSNQVKQFQRSSGWVTPSRDPVRRTRNSQYRGMERREAKSA
- a CDS encoding translocation/assembly module TamB domain-containing protein, translated to MVRRLLKYGGLLLLLGVILLAGAATWVLGTSSGARWLLGAISGLAPVGVEARQVEGRIAGDLRLEGFGVSWPGGEASASVLHLAWLPARLLRGELAVTEIALAGTEVRLAPAQQEKAGGAPAELSWPRLPDMARRLSASIEALKLEGMILHPAEGEAVRLESLEARMAWRDGALKVEGLRLETSGLEAEGRLELNLDVPGVAAHIRVALGEAVAGLDVFALDARLAKSRKPVVLSGPLEITVHSGPERRLGLRAELDLAGTFLQLRDLVLERAGGPDRVSGNAALEWPGAEPRFSGKLDIDRLDLAPETGTATDLSGTLQLGGTLEDWTGRFSLANVADNWQELSLAGSAAGSGTGMVLSGLEGRWLGGELAGELEIDWREGLLLGGSLQGRALDPARLDSRWPGRVNLDVDGTLKRLPSSPLEATVLGRFRDSVLNGRVLSGRLDARLLGEDLFLNALDLHGDGFDLTGSGSLEERIDFEADVARFSSLLPEVRGRLRARGWLRWHEGELTGAATGDAREFEGAGLRAAAMKLEAGRERAGGPFAVQVAIKGLEREGLRLDAAVLKLSGTSTAHDLDLDLAWPEGWARGAAAGGLEGDSWAGTLHALEGQDGTHGVWTLAGPVELALSPAAIRFSALELTSALGEGFRLEGDLDLDPLKGYLGGHWSDLSLEHANPWLEGAKLNGRGEGAATLRWLPGGETEIVAQAQLTGKVASAGQVVAVPLAMAKLTWDGGGLAGEMELSLEEGGGLVGRVVSDQKPASGVPGQGELEVGWEGIDLALLRPWLPPSLHLEGQLSGGAEGEWLPGLALDLEGRGEVGGGLLQWSEDDEGLVSAPLDAADLHWSWRGDALTGEVSLALADYGEAQGRFRLPVVARLPVSIDAQGAVRGDLRARIRERGLLAALLPGLVQESRGALDLEIGLGGTWQTPELGGRLGLADAGAYLPAAGIELQGIGLEMELAGEDIRLERFEVRSGKGFIEGSGSVRLEGWRPAGFQARLVGKDFRIINLPELSAAASPDLTVEASPEAVKVRGAILVPQLLLSGSQAQPTVRSSPDLVVVDADVSTGKESAAALDLQVEVALGDHVLVRTAGVDARLGGGILLKAQGAGEITGQGKLTVEQGIYAAYGVRLDIERGNVLFAGGPVDRPTLDVLALRTSGEVKAGVKVTGTPRAPVVKLYSDPAMPDTDILSYVVFGRPFSSGKGQTDPMMMAAGLLLNQGESASLQDQVKRRVGLDVIEVEAGNGDAESSVVTIGKYLNPDLYLSIGHSLFTNANEVRLRYSLSPFWDLESSFGLESGVDLFYKIEFD